CCCTCGCCGTCAGGGCGACCGGGATGCCGGCGGCCCGGGCCTATCTTGAGGAGGTGATCGTCCGCCGGGAGCTTGCGGTGAATTTAGTCAGGTACAATCCCGGATATGACACCTACGAGGGGTTGCCGCAGTGGGCAAAAAAAACTCTCGCAGAGCATGCCCGCGACCGCAGGGAGTACATCTACACACCCCGGGAGCTTGAAGAGGGGCGGACCCATGACCCCTACTGGAATGCGGCCCAGCGGCAGATGGTGGTCACCGGCAAAATGCACGGCTACATGCGAATGTACTGGGGAAAAAAGATCCTGGAATGGTCGGAGACGCCCGAAGACGCATACAGGGCGGCGCTCTCCCTGAACAACCGCTACGAGATCGACGGGCGGGACCCGAACGGTTATGCCGGCGTCGCATGGTGCTTCGGGAAGCACGACCGTCCGTGGAAAGAGCGTGCAATCTTCGGAAAAATCCGGTACATGAATGCGAACGGGCTGAAGAGAAAGTTTGACGCTGACCTTTATGTGCAGGCGTTCCCGCCTGGCTGAGAAAAAATGAATGCAGGAATCCCCCGGAACTCTACCAGGACTCGGGGAAGGCCATCTCGGTATAGAGATCTTCAAGCTGCGCCTTGTGGGCCCGCTCCATCTTCGCCAGTTCCAGAAAGACATTTCTCTGGTCGGCGTCGATGCAGAGGTCGGCGAACTGCTCGTACATTTCCATGGCGTCCTCTTCCCGCTTTATCGCGAGCTCGATCCCCTCGATCGGCTTCATGTTGACGGTCGGTTTTGGTCTCTCGATCGTCTCCGAGACCTTGTAATCCCTGGCCTCATTGAATTTCAGCTTCTTTGCTCCGCCTGCGAGAGAGTCTTCGAGCAGTTTTCTGTGGCTTTTCTCTTCCTCGGCAAGTTCCTGAAAGATT
Above is a window of Methanofollis tationis DNA encoding:
- a CDS encoding ferritin family protein; protein product: MDMEEYKQIIEQAIDKEVEAYVFYQSVHEKVKDPNVKKIFQELAEEEKSHRKLLEDSLAGGAKKLKFNEARDYKVSETIERPKPTVNMKPIEGIELAIKREEDAMEMYEQFADLCIDADQRNVFLELAKMERAHKAQLEDLYTEMAFPESW